The DNA region TCGCCTTGCGGCCTTTGTTGTTGGCCACTACCTCATTGGCCGCCTCCAATATCTGCTTTGTGGAACGATAGTTCTGCTCTAATTTAATCACTTTAGTATTCTTGAAGTCTTTTTCAAAGTCCAATATATTTCGAATGTCCGCACCTCTCCAGCCGTATATGCTCTGATCGTCGTCACCCACTACACAAAGGTTCTGATGGTATGAAGACAATAGTTTTATAAGCTGGTACTGGGCCGCATTGGTATCCTGGTACTCGTCTACCATGATGTACTTAAACCGCCTCTGGTAGTAGTCAAGTACCTCTGGATTACTTTTAAATAGCTCTATAGTCTTAAGTATGATGTCATCAAAATCCAGGGCATTGTTCTTCTTCAGCTTATCTTGATATAATCTATATATATCCCCTATCTTTTTATTTCTGAAATCCTCACCATAGGCTTTCGCGTACTCATCAGGTCCTATCATCTTGTCCTTTGCCTTAGAAATGGCAGACAGCATAGCCTTCGGATCGTACAGCTTTTCATTGAGATCAAGTTCTTTGATGCAATTCTTTAGGAGGGTCAATTGATCCGACGCATCGTATATGACAAAACTCCTGGAATAACCTATGTGCTCAATGTCCCTTCTCAATATCCTCACACAGGCCGCGTGAAATGTCATAATCCATATGTCTCTGGCCTCTCCACCTAAAAGCGCCTCTACCCTTTCCCGCATCTCCCGGGCTGCCTTGTTAGTAAAAGTGATAGCGAGAATATTGTATGGGCTTACACCTTTTTCTTTTATCAGGTACGCGATGCGATGGGTTATAACCCTGGTCTTGCCACTACCCGCACCTGCCAGTATTAGTAAAGGCCCTTCTGTAGCGAGTACCGCATTCCTCTGGGCCTCGTTTAAAGAATCTATTAAATCCAACGAAATTCCTCCCGCGCATATTTTATATTAATTATAGCATATTTGATTTTGGCATAAAAACTAATCTTTCGCATCGGCATTTTTAGAGCTGATGCGGCTTAAAACCAGATTATACCCGCCTGAACCGTAGTTTAAAAACCTGTTTACCCTGCTTATCGTAGCAGTGCTGGCACCTGTAACTTCAGCTATCTCATTATAGGTCTTTTTGTCTTTTAACATCTTAGCTACTTTAAAACGCTGGGCCAATTCTTTAATCTCATTTATAGTACACACATCTTCAAAGAACATGTAGCATTCATCTACATCTTTTAAGCACAAAATAGCTTCAAATAGCTCATCTATCATTTTATCCTTTATCTTGGATTGATACATGGGCATACCTCCTGACCCCTTTTCATCCTTGTAAAACTATTATACCATAACAGCAACTTTCTTTCAGTAAAGCAATAAAAAGCGCTTTTCAGCGCTTTTTATCAATATCTCAATATCTTCTGTAAAATATTTTCTCTCAGTTGATCCACTGCGTGAAAATCCATGTTGGGTATATAATACTTTTCCAGCTCGTCGTGATTTTTCTTGGCTTTATTTATACATTTTATAGCTTCTTGCACCATAATGCCTACATATCCCAGATCTAGTTCTATCTCCTCCCTATAATAGCATAAACTCTTTTCATTTACAAATTTGTTTAGATCTACTACTTCACCATTGTCCTCAAACCTCTCACAGGTCGTAACTGCCACATCCAGCTTCGGTATTAATAAATGCTCAATGACATCGGGGTCCAGTGCACAATGGTATACCTCCACATCATAGCCTCTCATTCTAGCCTGTTCCGAAAGGACCTTTAATATCTTGGAAGCTCCTGTACCATCTTTTCCTTTTATCACATATCTCCTTGCACAAAGCCCTATAATAGTTTCAAGATAATCTTTAACGCCCTCAGGGGTTATTGCGCTTCCAAATAAATGTCTTTCTCTGCCTGATTTATCAAAAATCCCCTGACCCCCAAACAGTTTATCTACTAAATCGTACGTAATCTTATTTACCTGTGCCCAATCCACACATCCCTCCATTGTAGCCACAATATTATCCTTCAACCTCTTTGCCGCGCTCAGGTACTTATACGCCCTATCAAATAGCCTTTTTATCTCATTGTTCAAGGCCATAATTTCGTACTTACCCTTTTGCATCCCACTTTCGTTCCAAAATTGGCCCAGATTTACAATCTCCTCAAGAGCACCTGGATAAACAGGATCCACCACATGAGGTGCTGTACCATCAATTAACGCAATTCCCTTTTCGGGAATTACAACGGCATCCAGCGAATTATTATCAGAAGAACAATGGTGGAGTTCTACATCGTAACCTTTATCCACCATGATGCTGGCTATTTTCTTCATAAAACTGGACTTTCCGGTCCCCGGACCCCCTTTAAATATAAAAATCTTCTTAGCATCGTCGCCAATTATGTATTTATAGAACGAATAAAAACCATATGCGGTATTCCCACCAGGAAAAACCTCTTTAATCCGGCCTTTATCCATATCCATCCTCCTTTACCTCTGCGTTATTACAGACCATTATATGCAAAAGCAGCAAAATAAATTACCAATAAAACACCATGGAACGGTGATTAAATTTAGTATATAATTTTGTATATCATAAAGTATAGAGGAGAGTGAAATATGAAGGAGAAAAGATTCTACAGGATAATAGCTTCCTTCGTTCTGATAATGGCAATCATTGCTATCACGTTGCCCGCGTCGGCCAATTACCCTGATATATCACTATATATAAATGGTATACTGGTACAGATAAACCCAAAACCCGTGGTCATAGGTGGATATATAGCTGTACCATTTAGAGGGATCTCTGAAGCACTGGGCGCAGATGTCTACTGGGATCTTTCAACTCAGACTATGACAGCAGTAAAGGGAAACCAAAATGTTACGGTACAAAGTGGACATAAATGGGCAATAGTCAATGGAAAGGTAATAACAATGCCTGTTTATTCATTTATGAACAACAACAGGCTATATGTGCCACTAACACTTTTTAAAGAGGCTTTTGGCGCAAATATTCAGTGGGATAAGGTAAACCATATAGCATATGTCACTACCCCGGATAGCCACTATGAATGGGGTACCGGTATAAGCAATATATCTTATCCCGATTATAGCGCGCTAAAAGCAAAACTGCAGCGCTATATCAATACGCGCCCCGGACAAATAAGCGTATATGTACACGACCTTACCACAGGACAAACCCTAAGCATAGGCGGTGACAGGGTATATGCCGCAGCCAGCACAATAAAACTGCCTCTGGTATTATACCTTTATGAGCAGGCCGCTGCAGGAAAAGTAGACCTCAACACAAAACTCACTTATACACCGCAGTATTACATGCAGGGAACGGGTATCCTCCAAGGACAACCCTTTGGCGGCCAGTATACTATAAGAGAGCTTTCGCGGCTGGCTATTGAGTACAGCGACAACGTGGCCTGGCAGATGTTGTTGGACTACGCAGGCCAAGATAACTTAACAGCTTTTGAAAAGTCACTGGGCGCCAAGGCCACCGGCCTTGTCAACGGCCTAAGCGTAACCACGCCCAAAGATATGGATATATACCTAAGTGAGTTGCTGACATTTAGAGATGAAAACTATGATCTGGGAAATGAAGTGCTGTACTATATGGAACACTCCATCTTCAGCGAGGGGATACCTCAGGAATTACCTTCAGGAGTAGTCGTAGCTCATAAGATGGGAGCCCTTGATGACAAATTCCACGACGTAGGCATCGTATTTGGAAATCGGCCTTACATCATAACCATATTCACAGAAAACGGATGGGAAGACGCATCGCTTCAAACCCTTGCCGATATTTCTCGCATAGTGTACGATTACCAATCAGGACTCTAATGTCTTGATTAAAAAAGATGAGGTAGATTATTAGCATTTACCTCATCTTTTTATTATTGTATTATTCTCACAATGATGCTATACTTTATGCAAAGCTACTAGAGAGGAAGTATGCAAGGTTGAAAAACGTTATAGACTTTCACGCCCACGCTTTTCCTGATAAAGTGGCGTCAAAAGCTGTGGCGAATTTAAGCAAGCATTATTCGTTGAAAATAGAGCGAAAGGGGACATTAAAAGACCTTATTAATAGCGCAAAAGAAGGTGGTATACACCACATAGTAGTACACTCCACAGCAACCAACCCAGAACATGTGGAGACCGTAAACAACTGGATTGCCTCTATTACTGGTAACGGAATTATAGGCTTTGGCACGATACACCCTGATTATCCTTTCATAGAAAAAGAACTCTGTCGCATCTTGAAATTGGGACTTAAAGGCTTAAAATTGCATCCAGATTTTCAAGGCTTCTATATAGACGATCCCAAAATGATGCCTATTTACGAGATGATAGGTTCCAGAATGCCTGTATTGTTTCATCTAGGAGATGAACGCCTTGATTACTCAAGTCCCAGGCGCCTGGCCCGCGTGATAAATAACTTTCCTCACATGATTATAATCGGCGCTCATCTAGGAGGCTATGCCAGATGGGATGAAGCGATGGAATATCTAATTGGCAAAAATATTTATATAGATACATCCAGTTCACTTTGGAGATTGGATACAAAAAAAGCTGTAACACTCATAAAAAAACACGGTGTGGAGAAGGTACTTTTTGGCACAGATTATCCTATTACTTCTCACAAAAGCGAATTAGAGCGCTTCATGAAATTAAAATTGAGCACAGAGGAAAAAGAGAAAATACTGTGGGAAAATGGTCGTAAGCTATTAAAGTTACAAAGTACATTTGAACAAGCCATATGATTTACATTTTTAGGCACAGAGGAATGAGCTATGTTTATAATACTTGTTTATGATGTAGGAGAAAAGCGGGTAGCAAAAGTTTTTAAAACATGCCGCAAATATCTAAACTGGGTACAAAATTCTGTTCTGGAGGGTGAAAATTTCTGAAGCCAATTATAAAAAAACTAAAAATAGAGTTGTCAAAGATCATCGATAAAGAAGAAGATTCTGTAATATTTTACATATACTTAGGACCACAAAGTACTCATAAAGAGAAACGCTGGAAATAAAAAAAGGCGGTGATGATATAATCATATAGATTTAAGCTTTTAATGTCGCTTTAATGTCGTCGACCTGTGATAATGCAAAACTACCAGGGGTTAGACGACATACTTATTTATAAAAAAACCTTGATTTAGAGCGAAGATTATAATATCATTAAACTGTAAATGATAATTGAGATGATTGATTTTCATTATCGTATTAGCATAAAGATAGCATTTTAAGCGCTCTGTACGGGTTTTGAGCCTACCTATGAGGGATTGAAACCGTCATTATTGATGATGGTGAGCAAGCCGCAAGCAAAGTTTTGAGCCTACCTATGAGGGATTGAAACTTGC from Caldanaerobius fijiensis DSM 17918 includes:
- a CDS encoding PRK06851 family protein, giving the protein MDKGRIKEVFPGGNTAYGFYSFYKYIIGDDAKKIFIFKGGPGTGKSSFMKKIASIMVDKGYDVELHHCSSDNNSLDAVVIPEKGIALIDGTAPHVVDPVYPGALEEIVNLGQFWNESGMQKGKYEIMALNNEIKRLFDRAYKYLSAAKRLKDNIVATMEGCVDWAQVNKITYDLVDKLFGGQGIFDKSGRERHLFGSAITPEGVKDYLETIIGLCARRYVIKGKDGTGASKILKVLSEQARMRGYDVEVYHCALDPDVIEHLLIPKLDVAVTTCERFEDNGEVVDLNKFVNEKSLCYYREEIELDLGYVGIMVQEAIKCINKAKKNHDELEKYYIPNMDFHAVDQLRENILQKILRY
- a CDS encoding amidohydrolase family protein, translated to MKNVIDFHAHAFPDKVASKAVANLSKHYSLKIERKGTLKDLINSAKEGGIHHIVVHSTATNPEHVETVNNWIASITGNGIIGFGTIHPDYPFIEKELCRILKLGLKGLKLHPDFQGFYIDDPKMMPIYEMIGSRMPVLFHLGDERLDYSSPRRLARVINNFPHMIIIGAHLGGYARWDEAMEYLIGKNIYIDTSSSLWRLDTKKAVTLIKKHGVEKVLFGTDYPITSHKSELERFMKLKLSTEEKEKILWENGRKLLKLQSTFEQAI
- a CDS encoding serine hydrolase; translated protein: MKEKRFYRIIASFVLIMAIIAITLPASANYPDISLYINGILVQINPKPVVIGGYIAVPFRGISEALGADVYWDLSTQTMTAVKGNQNVTVQSGHKWAIVNGKVITMPVYSFMNNNRLYVPLTLFKEAFGANIQWDKVNHIAYVTTPDSHYEWGTGISNISYPDYSALKAKLQRYINTRPGQISVYVHDLTTGQTLSIGGDRVYAAASTIKLPLVLYLYEQAAAGKVDLNTKLTYTPQYYMQGTGILQGQPFGGQYTIRELSRLAIEYSDNVAWQMLLDYAGQDNLTAFEKSLGAKATGLVNGLSVTTPKDMDIYLSELLTFRDENYDLGNEVLYYMEHSIFSEGIPQELPSGVVVAHKMGALDDKFHDVGIVFGNRPYIITIFTENGWEDASLQTLADISRIVYDYQSGL
- a CDS encoding YerC/YecD family TrpR-related protein; translation: MYQSKIKDKMIDELFEAILCLKDVDECYMFFEDVCTINEIKELAQRFKVAKMLKDKKTYNEIAEVTGASTATISRVNRFLNYGSGGYNLVLSRISSKNADAKD